The following are encoded together in the Thalassolituus oleivorans MIL-1 genome:
- a CDS encoding efflux RND transporter periplasmic adaptor subunit codes for MRFTTYSVLFGLTAFSLLSGCKETSPEIAPEVIRPAKVFRVMSPDEAQIRRFPAQVQAAERAALAFRVSGELADLPAKPGQDVKTGTILAKLDPADYQVNLDDRKARFALAKSQYARMKDLFDMGQTSKAQFDQAKAELDISQAALTAATSDLSYTELKAPFPGVVANVFAENHQPVNAGTTIVVLQARDQLEVNLEIPESIMVMLVERDNKSYQPDVVFDALPNARFKATYKEHTTQADTGTGSYTVTLTLPRPENLNVLPGMSASVYVDLNQVFSQRTEVMLIPAHAVFQQANQVQGSNQASVWRVTEDQTLTATHVEVGKMTSHGIEIKAGLKPGDQILESGVQQASEGMRIRPWLKERGL; via the coding sequence ATGCGCTTTACGACATACTCTGTACTTTTCGGTCTCACCGCATTTTCACTGTTAAGCGGATGCAAAGAAACTTCACCTGAGATTGCCCCTGAGGTTATCCGCCCGGCAAAAGTCTTTAGAGTCATGTCACCAGACGAAGCGCAGATTCGTCGCTTCCCCGCGCAAGTCCAAGCCGCCGAACGTGCAGCACTGGCATTTAGAGTAAGTGGTGAGTTGGCTGACCTACCGGCTAAGCCCGGTCAGGATGTAAAAACGGGCACGATTCTCGCCAAGCTTGATCCCGCCGATTATCAAGTGAATTTAGATGATCGCAAAGCGCGATTTGCCTTAGCGAAGTCGCAATACGCACGAATGAAAGATCTATTCGATATGGGGCAAACTTCCAAGGCCCAATTTGATCAAGCGAAAGCCGAATTAGATATCAGCCAAGCCGCGCTCACGGCCGCTACTTCGGATTTATCCTATACCGAACTTAAAGCGCCTTTCCCTGGTGTTGTCGCTAATGTATTTGCCGAGAATCATCAACCGGTTAACGCCGGAACAACCATTGTTGTGCTTCAAGCACGAGACCAACTCGAAGTGAATTTAGAAATCCCAGAAAGCATTATGGTGATGCTGGTCGAACGCGATAACAAATCCTACCAACCCGATGTCGTGTTTGATGCGCTACCTAACGCACGTTTCAAAGCAACGTATAAAGAACATACCACCCAAGCCGACACTGGCACAGGCAGCTACACGGTAACCCTGACATTGCCGCGTCCAGAGAATCTAAACGTGCTTCCCGGAATGTCGGCCAGCGTGTATGTCGATTTAAATCAGGTATTTAGTCAGCGTACAGAGGTGATGCTAATTCCAGCTCACGCTGTGTTTCAGCAAGCAAACCAAGTTCAAGGAAGCAATCAAGCCAGTGTTTGGCGAGTAACAGAAGATCAAACTCTCACCGCCACTCACGTGGAAGTGGGCAAGATGACAAGCCACGGCATTGAAATCAAAGCAGGCTTAAAACCCGGTGATCAAATCTTAGAATCTGGAGTACAGCAAGCATCAGAAGGCATGCGCATTCGTCCTTGGTTGAAAGAGCGAGGCTTATAA
- the cobB gene encoding Sir2 family NAD+-dependent deacetylase: MSKRIVVLTGAGISAESGIMTFRDGGGLWENHRIEDVATPQGFARNPSLVQSFYNGRRQQLKSVTPNPAHIALAEFEKNYAGEFMLVTQNVDDLHERAGSQSVIHMHGELKRVRCQLSGQVFNHDDDITPEHQCPCCGAQSLRPHIVWFGEMPLYMDEITQALSQCDLFISIGTSGHVYPAAGFVELARQSGAETIEINLEPSQRADAFHQAIHGQASIEVPHFFRSLLQNS; the protein is encoded by the coding sequence ATGAGTAAACGGATTGTTGTTCTAACTGGCGCTGGCATTTCAGCGGAGTCAGGGATTATGACTTTCCGCGATGGCGGCGGCCTATGGGAGAACCATAGAATTGAAGACGTAGCCACACCACAAGGATTTGCCCGTAACCCTAGTCTTGTTCAAAGCTTTTATAATGGCCGCAGACAGCAGCTCAAAAGTGTAACGCCTAATCCGGCACATATTGCACTCGCTGAGTTTGAAAAAAACTATGCGGGTGAGTTTATGCTCGTTACACAAAATGTAGACGACCTGCATGAACGCGCAGGCAGCCAGTCGGTCATCCATATGCATGGCGAACTTAAACGCGTTCGCTGCCAATTGAGCGGCCAAGTTTTTAACCATGACGACGACATAACTCCAGAACACCAATGCCCGTGCTGCGGTGCACAAAGCCTTCGCCCTCATATCGTTTGGTTTGGCGAAATGCCGCTATACATGGACGAAATTACCCAAGCACTGAGTCAATGCGATCTATTTATTAGTATCGGCACTTCAGGTCATGTATACCCTGCTGCCGGTTTCGTTGAACTTGCACGTCAAAGCGGTGCAGAAACCATCGAAATCAACCTAGAACCGTCGCAACGTGCCGACGCCTTCCATCAAGCGATACACGGTCAAGCCAGCATAGAAGTTCCTCACTTCTTTCGATCATTACTGCAGAATTCGTAA